Proteins from a genomic interval of Neisseria arctica:
- the truA gene encoding tRNA pseudouridine(38-40) synthase TruA has product MPSELLNHTESALQRWALTLSYDGSHFYGWQKQAEGINTVQAALEYALGRIANEPISTIAAGRTDTGVHATAQVVHFDTSAMRGEQAWIRGVNAHLPEGVAVWKARQVDARFHARFDACGRRYRYILNSSPVRPPLLAGRVGWTHLPLNMALMQRAADLLVGEHDFSSFRAAECQAKSPVKTLYDVALRGTDRFMTLDLHGNAFLHHMVRNIVGALVYVGCGRLSVEGFAELLAEKSRLKAPPTFMPDGLYLTGVDYPKQWGVETPPLPDWLWGEK; this is encoded by the coding sequence ATGCCGTCTGAATTATTAAACCACACAGAATCCGCACTGCAGCGTTGGGCTTTAACTTTGTCATATGATGGCAGCCATTTTTACGGTTGGCAAAAGCAAGCTGAAGGCATTAATACCGTGCAGGCTGCATTAGAATATGCACTTGGTCGAATTGCTAATGAGCCTATTTCGACAATTGCCGCTGGTCGTACGGATACGGGTGTGCATGCTACTGCACAAGTGGTACATTTTGATACCTCTGCTATGAGGGGGGAGCAGGCTTGGATTCGCGGTGTGAATGCGCATTTGCCCGAAGGGGTTGCGGTGTGGAAGGCTCGGCAGGTTGATGCACGGTTTCATGCACGTTTTGATGCTTGCGGAAGGCGTTATCGTTATATATTGAACTCTTCGCCTGTTCGCCCGCCATTATTGGCGGGAAGGGTGGGGTGGACGCATTTGCCTTTGAACATGGCTTTAATGCAGCGTGCAGCAGATTTATTGGTAGGAGAGCATGATTTTTCCAGTTTTCGTGCGGCAGAATGCCAAGCCAAATCACCGGTGAAAACATTATATGACGTGGCTTTAAGGGGCACGGACAGGTTTATGACTCTTGATTTGCATGGCAATGCGTTTTTGCACCATATGGTTCGTAATATTGTCGGCGCATTAGTCTACGTTGGTTGCGGACGTCTAAGCGTAGAGGGTTTTGCTGAGTTGCTTGCCGAAAAAAGCCGCCTGAAAGCACCTCCTACATTTATGCCGGACGGCCTTTATCTGACCGGAGTGGATTATCCAAAACAATGGGGCGTTGAAACACCGCCCTTACCCGATTGGTTGTGGGGCGAAAAGTAA
- a CDS encoding BolA family protein gives MKTMQSNIENRLQVLKPLVFEFHDDSHLHAGHAGNRGGGHYSILVVSEEFTGISRINRQRMVNAPLQDLFSDGLIHALSIKALTPEEYFNS, from the coding sequence ATGAAAACTATGCAATCGAATATCGAAAATCGCCTTCAGGTTTTAAAACCGTTGGTATTCGAATTTCATGACGACAGCCATCTTCATGCCGGCCATGCGGGTAACCGTGGCGGCGGGCATTACTCGATTTTGGTGGTCAGCGAAGAATTTACCGGCATTTCCCGCATCAACCGGCAGCGTATGGTCAATGCGCCCCTGCAAGACCTTTTTTCAGACGGCCTGATTCATGCTTTAAGCATAAAAGCATTAACACCTGAAGAATATTTCAATTCATAA
- a CDS encoding YgfZ/GcvT domain-containing protein, whose protein sequence is MQTRLPFFGVVRVHGEDAAAFLHGQLSNDIQNLAAGQACYATYNTPKGRVIANMLVLNRGNDFLLVMAADLTEAVTKRLRMFVLRAKAVFEALPDEAVAAQLNDNAAPLPAQTPSLAFSAEEENGIWHITLPHQGRISIGNVSALPEYDAAAENAWNTHEIRSGYPWICAATSEAAVAQMLNQHTIGGVHFKKGCYPGQEIIARAQYRGQVKRGLAVLSSTTPEAAGITVHQSDEEAGIILNSALTAEGSINLAVIKHGAAQAALSDADGNPLHRQTLFFQTETD, encoded by the coding sequence ATGCAAACCCGATTGCCATTTTTTGGAGTTGTCCGCGTTCACGGCGAAGATGCCGCCGCTTTTTTACACGGCCAGCTTTCCAACGATATCCAAAACCTTGCTGCCGGCCAAGCCTGTTACGCTACTTACAATACTCCCAAAGGTCGCGTAATCGCCAATATGCTGGTATTAAACCGCGGCAATGATTTTCTGCTGGTCATGGCTGCCGACCTAACCGAAGCCGTTACCAAACGGCTGAGAATGTTCGTTTTGCGTGCCAAAGCAGTATTCGAAGCGCTGCCGGATGAAGCAGTAGCCGCGCAACTCAACGATAACGCAGCCCCGTTACCCGCACAAACTCCCTCTTTGGCATTCTCTGCCGAAGAAGAAAACGGTATCTGGCATATTACCCTACCGCATCAAGGACGCATCAGTATCGGCAACGTATCCGCTCTTCCTGAATATGATGCCGCCGCCGAGAACGCTTGGAATACGCATGAAATCCGTAGCGGCTATCCGTGGATTTGCGCGGCTACCAGCGAAGCCGCCGTTGCCCAAATGCTCAACCAACACACCATCGGCGGAGTGCATTTCAAAAAAGGCTGTTATCCCGGCCAAGAAATCATTGCGCGCGCCCAATACCGCGGCCAAGTGAAACGCGGTTTGGCGGTTTTATCCTCAACCACTCCTGAAGCCGCGGGTATTACCGTACACCAATCAGATGAAGAGGCCGGCATAATACTCAACAGCGCGCTAACGGCGGAAGGCAGTATTAATCTTGCCGTAATCAAACACGGTGCCGCCCAAGCAGCCTTAAGCGATGCCGACGGCAATCCGCTACACCGGCAAACGCTTTTCTTCCAAACGGAAACCGATTAA
- a CDS encoding septation protein A has protein sequence MKILSDFIAVILFFTTYILTKNIIWATAVAVVIGVLQAAFTWMKYKKLDTMQWVSLILIVVFGGATIIFKNPRFIMWKPTLLFWFGMLALASSHLLGKNGLKALMGKELSLSDSVWQKLTYAWLTFLFIMGVINLIVAYTFSEEVWAYYKFIGSTALMLVFFLGQGIYLSRHLPQEK, from the coding sequence ATGAAAATACTTAGCGATTTTATCGCCGTCATCCTCTTTTTCACGACATACATTCTTACTAAAAACATTATTTGGGCCACAGCCGTTGCCGTTGTCATAGGCGTTTTACAGGCGGCCTTCACTTGGATGAAATATAAAAAGCTCGATACCATGCAATGGGTCAGCTTGATTCTTATCGTCGTATTCGGCGGCGCCACCATCATATTCAAAAACCCGCGCTTCATCATGTGGAAACCGACTTTACTATTTTGGTTCGGCATGTTGGCATTGGCCTCAAGCCATCTGCTGGGTAAAAACGGACTCAAAGCATTAATGGGCAAAGAACTCTCTTTATCCGATAGTGTCTGGCAGAAGCTTACCTACGCCTGGCTGACCTTTTTATTTATAATGGGTGTAATAAACTTGATCGTTGCCTATACCTTTAGCGAAGAAGTTTGGGCTTATTACAAATTTATCGGGTCAACCGCCCTAATGCTTGTTTTCTTTCTCGGCCAAGGTATCTACCTCAGCCGCCACTTACCGCAGGAGAAATAA
- the trpB gene encoding tryptophan synthase subunit beta, producing MKDYQFPDEYGFFGEHGGVYVSETLIPALQELAEAYKDAKNDPAFWEEYRHDLKHYVGRPSPVYHAKRLSEKLGGAQIWLKREDLNHTGAHKVNNTIGQALLARRMGKKRVIAETGAGQHGVASATVAARFGMECHVYMGADDIQRQAPNVYRMKLLGANVVGVTSGSRTLKDAMNEAMREWVARVDDTFYIIGTAAGPAPYPEMVRDFQCVIGEEAKEQMLEAIGRQPDVAVACVGGGSNAIGLFYPYIAEENVRLVGVEAGGLGLQTQNHAAPISSKSPIGVLHGFRSYLMQDENGQVLGTHSVSAGLDYPGIGPEHSHLADLGRVEYCAADDKAAMDAFHDLCHYEGIIPALESSHALAWAIAEAPKMSPEKVILVNLSGRGDKDINTVAKLDGINL from the coding sequence ATGAAAGATTATCAATTTCCTGATGAGTACGGCTTTTTTGGCGAACACGGCGGGGTGTATGTATCGGAAACCCTGATTCCGGCTTTGCAAGAATTGGCGGAAGCTTATAAAGATGCCAAAAACGATCCTGCTTTCTGGGAAGAATACCGTCATGATTTGAAACATTATGTAGGCCGCCCCAGCCCTGTTTATCATGCCAAGCGGTTGAGTGAAAAGTTGGGCGGAGCGCAAATCTGGTTGAAACGTGAAGATTTGAACCATACTGGTGCGCACAAGGTAAATAATACGATCGGGCAGGCTTTGCTGGCACGGCGCATGGGTAAAAAACGGGTGATCGCCGAAACTGGAGCCGGGCAGCACGGCGTCGCTTCGGCTACGGTTGCGGCCCGCTTCGGTATGGAGTGCCATGTTTATATGGGGGCGGATGATATCCAGCGTCAGGCTCCGAATGTGTACCGTATGAAGTTGTTGGGCGCAAATGTAGTCGGCGTGACCAGCGGTTCGCGCACATTGAAAGATGCCATGAACGAAGCCATGCGTGAATGGGTTGCCCGTGTGGATGATACTTTTTACATTATCGGCACGGCAGCGGGCCCGGCTCCTTATCCTGAAATGGTGCGTGATTTCCAATGTGTGATTGGCGAAGAGGCCAAAGAGCAAATGTTGGAGGCCATAGGCCGCCAGCCTGATGTAGCGGTTGCTTGTGTGGGAGGTGGTTCCAATGCGATCGGTTTGTTTTACCCTTATATCGCCGAAGAGAATGTCCGTTTGGTGGGTGTGGAAGCCGGCGGCTTGGGTTTGCAGACACAGAATCATGCGGCGCCGATTTCTTCAAAATCTCCTATCGGTGTATTGCACGGTTTTCGCAGCTATCTGATGCAGGATGAAAACGGCCAAGTATTGGGGACACACTCCGTATCGGCAGGCTTGGATTATCCCGGTATCGGCCCCGAGCACAGCCATTTGGCCGATTTGGGGCGCGTGGAATACTGTGCGGCAGACGACAAAGCGGCTATGGATGCCTTCCACGATTTATGTCATTACGAAGGTATTATTCCGGCCTTGGAAAGCAGCCATGCGTTAGCATGGGCAATTGCCGAAGCACCGAAAATGTCGCCCGAGAAAGTGATTTTGGTTAATTTGTCCGGCCGCGGGGATAAAGATATCAACACCGTTGCCAAATTAGATGGTATTAATTTGTAA
- a CDS encoding Dyp-type peroxidase, with protein MSTPQSAILPDHCKAGIFIEADVVPTQEAHLKKAAPEALDALAKLQTQYPEAALGLTIAFGSDLWKSFGHSGEGSEIKPFRPLGNGLAPATQHDVMFHIQSLRPDVNFSLAMSLLEIFGDSIKVADETHGFRWIEERGLEGFIDGTENPQGDEEITQVGTIATEEPGGGGSYVLLQKYRHDLKKWNTFDLNLQEDCVGRSKAENEEFEGEKLNPRAHIARTNLKENGVGLKIVRRSLPYGTASGEHGLMFIAYCGRLYNIEAQLLSMFGETDGKTDLLLEHVTTAVSGAYYYAPSVERMRNL; from the coding sequence ATGTCTACCCCTCAAAGCGCTATTCTACCCGATCACTGCAAAGCCGGTATTTTTATTGAAGCCGACGTCGTTCCCACCCAAGAAGCACATCTTAAAAAAGCCGCGCCCGAAGCTCTTGATGCTTTGGCAAAACTGCAAACTCAATATCCGGAAGCAGCCCTTGGCCTAACCATTGCCTTTGGCAGTGATTTATGGAAAAGCTTCGGTCACTCCGGCGAAGGCAGCGAAATCAAACCTTTCCGCCCTCTCGGTAATGGCTTGGCTCCGGCTACCCAACATGATGTGATGTTCCATATCCAATCTCTGCGCCCCGATGTTAACTTTTCTTTAGCCATGTCGCTTTTGGAGATTTTCGGCGACAGTATCAAAGTAGCGGATGAAACACATGGTTTCCGCTGGATTGAAGAACGCGGTTTAGAAGGCTTTATCGACGGCACGGAAAACCCTCAAGGCGACGAAGAAATCACCCAGGTCGGCACGATCGCTACCGAAGAGCCCGGCGGCGGCGGCAGTTATGTCTTACTGCAAAAATACCGCCACGACTTAAAAAAATGGAATACATTCGACCTCAACCTACAAGAAGACTGCGTAGGCCGAAGCAAAGCTGAAAATGAAGAATTCGAAGGAGAAAAACTCAACCCGCGTGCCCACATTGCCCGAACCAATCTGAAAGAAAACGGAGTAGGCTTGAAAATCGTACGCCGCAGTCTGCCCTATGGCACTGCCTCAGGCGAACACGGCCTGATGTTTATCGCCTATTGCGGCCGGCTATACAATATCGAAGCTCAATTACTGAGTATGTTTGGAGAAACCGACGGCAAAACCGACCTACTATTGGAACACGTTACTACCGCTGTATCCGGTGCTTATTATTACGCACCAAGCGTAGAACGCATGCGTAATCTGTAA
- a CDS encoding FimV/HubP family polar landmark protein, whose translation MKNNTKLKLIAASVALMTSFGSFAGLGGLNVQSNLGEPFSGTVTVTGEEARILLNGGKVNLSDNRLGSSVRKSGDNAVVSIRSKSAVQDPVLVFQLGVGTQSRQYTAIIDPPGYGSNNGGRSVSPFDPKAARDRVAAVVGGSNISDGKKTAPSQAAAHSTDKKIKTAKNTEHTQTRTEPRRAMSGNYTVRQGETLTGIAARVRPNGMTTYQTVQALVTANPNLFTNGNADQIWPGNVLNIPSAAQLRRLAQQPAAMPSETPAVTTTPATTAQAASEAATDMASAAASMPVVTQADTAASAPVSMASDMPASDVAVAAASSETAVSEPMASSEAKPAEASAMPAVDDTASGSWWRWLLLAGAGALALWLVGKSLGNRKKAVVATPNAEDGTFDVEETTPVEVAVKEERASADEGIRTHQPIVRPSNTAPLTRAEAAATLTAAKAASGKQSKAKAEDELSVEDDFEDDIFFTEVTETEVPKADNFRLDLGNIDSQQSGIVSGAVTLDEETQKRKNADWDRIESTESVYEPEDSSFNHIAELTDAPSDLAENVSFAEEFASVESVAETTMPAMSAVEPVVEATVPAMPVVEPVAETTVQVAPKAEPLEWTVDEPEVPEFVESEKKHETEELPALEFDAPISEPVVEAAVPVGEAVEWPSKMETAEAVVAEGEIAVQDADDWLKDIPAESVADSTIEWDDSIHFDESSITSTAANVSEEGNGFLSESVGMTAPLEAKYELAKMYIEIGDPDAARDTLMELMEESDGNILSKAEALLKELGN comes from the coding sequence TTGAAGAATAATACCAAGCTCAAGCTTATTGCCGCATCTGTGGCATTGATGACATCATTCGGTTCGTTTGCAGGATTGGGCGGTTTGAATGTCCAATCAAATTTGGGTGAGCCCTTCTCGGGTACGGTGACGGTAACCGGAGAAGAAGCACGCATCTTGCTCAACGGCGGAAAAGTGAACCTTTCAGACAACCGTTTGGGCAGTAGTGTGCGTAAATCGGGTGATAATGCTGTTGTCAGCATTCGTTCAAAATCAGCCGTACAAGATCCTGTATTGGTGTTTCAATTAGGAGTAGGAACACAATCACGCCAATATACGGCAATTATCGATCCTCCGGGTTATGGTTCGAATAACGGCGGTCGCTCGGTATCTCCGTTTGATCCTAAAGCCGCCCGAGACCGCGTTGCGGCTGTCGTCGGCGGAAGCAATATCTCGGACGGTAAAAAAACGGCACCGTCTCAAGCCGCTGCTCATTCCACAGATAAAAAGATTAAAACCGCAAAAAATACGGAACATACTCAGACCCGAACAGAGCCTCGTCGAGCTATGTCGGGAAATTATACTGTTCGTCAAGGCGAAACACTTACTGGAATTGCTGCCCGAGTGCGCCCGAACGGTATGACTACATACCAAACCGTTCAAGCTTTGGTTACAGCTAACCCCAATTTATTTACAAACGGCAATGCCGATCAAATTTGGCCGGGTAATGTATTAAATATTCCTTCCGCCGCACAGTTACGCCGTTTGGCGCAGCAGCCCGCAGCTATGCCGTCTGAAACGCCGGCTGTAACTACAACGCCTGCAACAACCGCACAAGCAGCTTCTGAAGCCGCTACGGATATGGCTTCTGCCGCAGCAAGTATGCCTGTGGTTACTCAGGCTGATACAGCTGCTTCCGCGCCTGTATCTATGGCATCGGATATGCCTGCTTCTGATGTGGCTGTGGCCGCAGCTTCTTCTGAAACTGCTGTTTCGGAGCCTATGGCTTCTTCAGAGGCTAAACCTGCAGAAGCATCGGCAATGCCGGCAGTTGATGATACGGCTTCGGGTTCTTGGTGGCGTTGGCTATTATTGGCTGGCGCAGGTGCTTTGGCACTGTGGCTGGTGGGCAAATCTCTCGGCAATCGTAAAAAGGCAGTTGTTGCCACTCCGAATGCGGAGGATGGTACATTTGATGTTGAAGAGACAACTCCGGTCGAAGTCGCGGTAAAAGAAGAAAGAGCTTCGGCAGATGAGGGTATTCGTACTCATCAGCCTATTGTCCGTCCCAGCAATACGGCGCCCCTGACCCGTGCCGAAGCTGCTGCTACGTTGACTGCAGCTAAAGCAGCTTCCGGCAAGCAATCCAAGGCTAAAGCAGAGGATGAGCTAAGTGTAGAAGATGATTTTGAAGATGACATCTTCTTTACGGAAGTCACTGAAACCGAAGTACCTAAAGCGGATAATTTCCGTTTGGACTTAGGCAATATCGACAGCCAGCAAAGTGGTATTGTTTCGGGCGCGGTTACTTTGGATGAGGAAACTCAAAAACGCAAAAATGCCGATTGGGATCGAATTGAATCAACCGAAAGCGTATATGAACCTGAAGATAGCAGCTTCAATCATATTGCGGAGTTGACTGACGCCCCAAGCGACTTGGCCGAAAACGTATCATTTGCTGAAGAGTTTGCATCGGTAGAATCTGTGGCAGAAACCACTATGCCGGCTATGTCTGCAGTAGAGCCTGTGGTAGAAGCCACTGTGCCGGCCATGCCTGTGGTAGAGCCTGTGGCAGAAACCACTGTGCAGGTCGCACCCAAAGCAGAACCTTTGGAGTGGACAGTCGACGAACCCGAAGTGCCGGAGTTCGTGGAGTCTGAGAAAAAGCATGAAACAGAAGAGCTGCCGGCACTTGAATTTGATGCGCCGATATCGGAACCTGTAGTAGAGGCAGCCGTACCGGTTGGAGAAGCTGTTGAGTGGCCGTCTAAGATGGAGACAGCCGAAGCTGTGGTTGCAGAGGGTGAGATTGCGGTTCAGGATGCCGATGATTGGTTGAAGGATATTCCGGCTGAATCTGTTGCGGATTCCACTATCGAATGGGATGATAGTATCCATTTTGATGAGAGTTCGATTACTTCGACGGCTGCCAATGTTTCGGAGGAAGGTAACGGATTCTTGTCTGAATCTGTAGGGATGACCGCTCCGTTAGAGGCCAAATACGAATTGGCTAAGATGTATATCGAAATTGGCGACCCCGATGCAGCACGAGATACGTTGATGGAGTTGATGGAAGAGTCTGACGGTAATATCCTCAGTAAAGCGGAGGCTTTGCTGAAAGAGTTGGGTAATTAA
- a CDS encoding response regulator transcription factor, giving the protein MQHFLLIDDDETFSSLLQRRFKSQGLILDYVANEVSLSAYSGQPQGIILDLNLGNNSGLQLLPALRHRFPHAKIIVLTGYASISTAVSAVKLGAWQYLPKPAGVETILQAFNNQSETNAHTETAPPDTMPSLQRLKWEHIQFVLQQHDGNISATARALNMHRRTLQRILAKYPAKR; this is encoded by the coding sequence ATGCAACATTTCCTTTTAATCGATGACGACGAAACATTCTCTTCACTGCTCCAACGCCGCTTTAAAAGCCAAGGGCTGATACTTGATTATGTTGCCAACGAAGTTTCTCTATCGGCCTATTCAGGGCAACCTCAAGGCATTATTTTGGATTTGAATCTCGGCAACAACAGCGGGTTGCAGCTATTACCTGCTTTGCGCCACCGCTTTCCCCATGCCAAAATCATCGTACTGACTGGCTATGCCAGCATCAGTACCGCTGTTTCGGCAGTCAAACTCGGCGCATGGCAATACCTGCCCAAACCTGCCGGCGTCGAAACCATTCTCCAAGCTTTTAATAACCAAAGTGAAACCAATGCCCATACGGAAACCGCACCACCCGACACCATGCCCTCATTGCAAAGGTTAAAATGGGAGCATATCCAATTCGTACTGCAACAGCACGACGGCAATATTTCAGCCACTGCCCGTGCCTTAAATATGCACCGCCGCACACTGCAACGGATACTGGCCAAATATCCGGCAAAGCGTTAA
- a CDS encoding phosphoribosylanthranilate isomerase, translated as MIQNNGALKHRPYPIGCGAKSNRNNTEKFMNQVRTKICGITSPEDAYMVAEAGADAIGLVFYEKSKRFVDIATAQTVVRALPPFVSVVALFVNASQVRIQEVLAAVPIDVLQFHGDETADFCRSFGRPYLKAVRVRNTQDILDAAQAYPDARGILFDAHIEGEYGGTGLSFDWQLLPEKINHHWILSGGLSPENVTQAVKLTGALAVDVSSGVELVPGIKSKEKVRAFIANAQL; from the coding sequence ATTATCCAAAACAATGGGGCGTTGAAACACCGCCCTTACCCGATTGGTTGTGGGGCGAAAAGTAACCGGAACAACACGGAAAAATTTATGAATCAGGTTCGTACTAAAATCTGTGGCATTACCAGCCCAGAAGATGCATATATGGTTGCGGAGGCGGGAGCCGATGCGATAGGGTTGGTATTCTATGAAAAAAGCAAACGCTTTGTAGATATTGCAACTGCTCAAACGGTAGTACGCGCATTACCGCCGTTTGTCAGTGTGGTGGCTTTATTTGTTAACGCAAGCCAAGTGCGGATTCAGGAGGTATTGGCGGCAGTACCGATAGATGTGCTTCAGTTCCACGGCGATGAAACTGCGGATTTTTGCCGTAGTTTCGGGCGGCCCTACCTGAAAGCGGTGCGTGTACGTAATACGCAGGATATTCTAGATGCCGCCCAGGCGTATCCTGATGCGCGCGGTATTTTGTTTGATGCCCATATTGAGGGTGAGTATGGCGGTACGGGTTTGAGTTTTGATTGGCAGTTGCTGCCCGAAAAAATTAACCATCATTGGATTTTATCGGGCGGCTTATCACCGGAGAATGTGACTCAAGCCGTTAAGTTGACCGGGGCGCTGGCAGTAGATGTTTCAAGTGGTGTGGAACTTGTACCAGGCATTAAATCCAAAGAGAAAGTAAGGGCGTTTATTGCTAATGCGCAATTATAG
- a CDS encoding DUF4442 domain-containing protein codes for MRNWILKNSNRVRHILNLWPPFLFSGIRITEISPDYRRCRAELKNWPGTRNANGSQFGGSLFSMTDPVYSLMLMGLLGERYFIWDKSAHIDFIKPGRSKIFLECMIGDDLLHDIRTHTANGEKYLPEIEMILTDEKGDIIAKVKRTLYIRLKPAFRPSEHSAS; via the coding sequence ATGAGAAACTGGATACTTAAAAATTCAAACCGTGTACGCCACATTCTAAACTTGTGGCCGCCCTTTCTCTTTAGCGGCATACGCATCACCGAAATCAGCCCCGATTACCGCCGCTGCCGCGCCGAATTGAAAAACTGGCCCGGCACGCGCAATGCCAACGGTAGCCAATTCGGTGGCAGCCTGTTTTCAATGACCGATCCTGTTTATTCACTGATGCTGATGGGGCTTTTAGGCGAACGTTATTTTATTTGGGATAAATCCGCCCACATCGACTTTATCAAACCCGGGCGCAGCAAAATATTTCTCGAATGTATGATTGGTGATGATTTGCTGCACGATATCCGTACCCACACCGCAAACGGTGAAAAGTATCTGCCGGAAATCGAAATGATATTGACCGATGAAAAAGGCGATATCATCGCTAAAGTCAAACGTACACTGTATATCCGTCTCAAACCTGCATTCAGGCCGTCTGAACATTCAGCCTCTTGA
- a CDS encoding ATP-binding protein: MNSSSQPFTRQAYPTAVRLTLWLRIGMAALCLLILFWAQAAGQNWPFIPLYAAILTLTVANGVLTYYYRIGQIKRLLEWGLCADMLVLSEILYFSGGVANPLVSLYLPPLLLGALLCPPRFTWSLTAFSVAAYLLLLRFHQPFPLESSAEQLFQIHIGGMWLTFVLSAILITAGITRLVHVLNRQSTALAQAHARQQQNEQILSMGMEAAHLAHRLSTPLNSLFLLHEEWRQRQDWPHELQEDLTLMEKLLHQSRDTLWQLKPKQPGHTAAAPQMLYQTLQTHLQQWHNLRPDAVYRWQKPAEEDICVQLDPLFWSALLNLLNNAADAGEGEITLDTYRQGNEWHIGIRNRNGCLNPGQLQAAGLDAQTSTKPAGLGVGVLLSHATFSRMGGSLSLQNHPAGGVYAEIRIPLYLYTSSDKAV; the protein is encoded by the coding sequence ATGAACAGCTCATCCCAACCTTTTACCCGACAAGCCTACCCTACCGCCGTTCGCTTGACCTTATGGTTAAGAATAGGCATGGCCGCCTTATGCCTGCTGATACTCTTTTGGGCCCAAGCAGCCGGGCAAAATTGGCCTTTTATCCCTCTTTACGCCGCTATACTGACACTCACTGTTGCAAACGGCGTATTGACCTATTATTACCGTATCGGGCAAATCAAAAGGCTGCTGGAGTGGGGGTTATGTGCCGACATGTTGGTTTTAAGCGAGATACTCTATTTCAGCGGCGGCGTAGCCAACCCTTTAGTTTCCCTTTATCTGCCGCCTCTTCTCCTGGGAGCGCTTTTGTGCCCGCCCCGCTTTACTTGGTCTCTCACAGCCTTTTCTGTGGCAGCCTATCTGCTTTTGCTCCGCTTTCACCAGCCGTTTCCATTAGAAAGTTCTGCAGAACAGCTGTTTCAAATCCATATCGGCGGTATGTGGTTAACCTTTGTTTTATCAGCCATTCTGATTACCGCAGGTATTACCCGCTTGGTTCATGTTCTCAACCGGCAAAGCACTGCTCTGGCCCAAGCACATGCCCGCCAGCAGCAAAACGAACAAATCCTCAGCATGGGGATGGAGGCGGCCCATCTGGCCCATCGGCTTTCCACACCGTTAAACAGTCTGTTTCTACTACATGAAGAATGGCGGCAGCGGCAAGATTGGCCGCATGAGTTACAAGAAGACCTTACTCTGATGGAAAAACTATTACACCAAAGCCGCGATACGCTTTGGCAACTCAAGCCCAAACAGCCCGGCCATACTGCCGCAGCCCCCCAAATGCTTTACCAAACCCTACAAACACATTTGCAACAATGGCATAACCTTCGCCCCGATGCCGTTTATCGTTGGCAAAAACCTGCCGAAGAAGATATCTGCGTACAACTGGATCCTTTATTCTGGTCGGCACTGCTCAACCTCTTAAATAATGCTGCCGATGCCGGCGAAGGAGAAATCACTCTTGATACGTACCGCCAAGGTAACGAATGGCATATCGGTATACGCAACCGCAACGGCTGTTTGAACCCAGGCCAATTACAGGCGGCCGGATTAGATGCCCAAACCTCAACCAAACCGGCCGGATTAGGTGTGGGCGTATTACTTTCACATGCAACCTTTTCACGCATGGGCGGCAGCCTCAGCCTGCAAAACCACCCGGCCGGGGGCGTTTATGCTGAAATCCGCATCCCGCTTTACTTATATACCTCTTCCGACAAGGCCGTCTGA
- a CDS encoding YciI family protein, whose amino-acid sequence MEYYMLLATDANDTHEARAAARPAHLQRLEALKAEGRLLTAGPTPLPDNPERVSGSLIIASFASLDDAQSWAEQDPYVDAGVYDEILIKPFKAVFK is encoded by the coding sequence ATGGAATATTATATGCTGCTGGCTACGGATGCCAATGATACCCATGAGGCTCGCGCAGCCGCCCGCCCGGCACATCTCCAACGCCTAGAGGCTTTGAAAGCGGAAGGCCGCCTGCTTACTGCCGGCCCGACTCCTCTACCGGATAACCCCGAGCGCGTGTCAGGCAGCCTGATTATCGCAAGCTTTGCATCTTTAGATGATGCGCAAAGCTGGGCAGAGCAAGACCCTTATGTGGATGCCGGCGTATATGACGAAATCCTGATCAAACCTTTCAAAGCAGTGTTTAAATAA